The sequence below is a genomic window from Scatophagus argus isolate fScaArg1 chromosome 8, fScaArg1.pri, whole genome shotgun sequence.
gtctgtcctgaCCTCGtcgtcttcatcatcttcctcatcatccATGCTGGGCCAAGCAGTCTGGTCCTCCACACGCTTTAGACGCTCGTTCAGAGCCTTAAGGGCCAATTGTctggaaggaagaaggaaagcaAGGCATTAATCCCAGGGAGATGTCTGGTGCTACAAAGGAGGGCTGATTGACTTTTGATTGTTTTAGTGCTTCCATGTAAATGTAATCCAATGCTGAGCATCATTGTGCTTCAATAAATGTATGAAAGCTGTAAAGCTGTAAAGCCATAACAACATCAAGAGAGAACTGGACACGACAGACTGTACCACAATCATTAATGCTACAGCTGAACAACATCTGCAGATTTTCTGGTTTTGGAGTTAAAATTCTGTCTCTTGGCTttcaattaaaaagaaaaacaaaactacaagCAAAACTACAAGCATCATGCTAGCTGACAATGTTTACATGGACTGTGACAGTCTAGTCTACTGACCTCTTTGTACATGAGATAAGTAAGATGCTTTCTTGTACAACCTACAAGAAACTGTTTATATAGGAACTGTGCAGCTCGATCAATGACCGAAAAAGACCCCTTTacataaaatatgttaaataaatgacacataGGTTGTCATATCTGTTGCTAAAAGCCATATAAAAAGAAGTCATAGTTTGTTTACATATTTCAGATGcaatactattattattattattgcatcacattttgtcacactCTGATGTGATTTCACTTTCACCGTGACCTACATTAGGTTAGACGTATCGTTAATGAGAGCGCTGTAGTTTGCCAATATTCCTGTGGTGCTCAAAGAATAGAAAGCTGAGAAATTCTGAATCTTTCTTTAGTGCCATACACCCAAAGAACAGACTGGtaacatttgtgaaaacagcatGAAGGTGTCCAACTAGTTAGCTGATCATAAAAAATCCAGGGAAATGACATTACATAATACTGATTTCCCATTCAGCAGATTTAATCAAGCTAATCAAAAACAAGCATTTACTCAGGCCTTAGCTTCACTCACATGGCAGCCATATTTACATAATGTGTGTCGTACTAGAAGAATGAAAACACTACCCAAGAGAGGAGTATTGATGTAGTCTAAAACATAATGAAGCTGTACCAGttactggaaaaaaatgtaatcatacATGTTTGATGTTACAACACTTTTCTAACAGAGTAGCTTCAAGCTGCTGAACATAAGTGTGCCCACAGCGCAGATCTGTTTGTGtcggtttgtgtttgtgcgtgcgtgagTGAGCGATGACATTATCTGTAACTGAATCCGTACGACAGCTTGGAGGTGTCTTTGCTagacaacagaagaagaggaaaaataacCTCTGACAGCTTGAAAGTAGGTGCTCGTGAGAGTGAGTAAGAGTCTGTGTGTTGTAGAGCCTAAGCATGAGCACGCATGAACTGTTGGAAGTTTAACTGAAAAGGACCACAGAAGCTCAGCAAACTTTCACTGAGAGAATAGAACAAAAAACAGCATTGTGTCAGAGCCAGAGCCTGGTCTGAGTAGTGTATTTATTTGAcatgggggtgtgtgtgtgtattttatctCACTCTTCTAGTACTTGCTTACATTCTGAACAAACAAATTGTGATTTCTCATGAACCATATATTACTGATGTCTCACAATCATGTGATTTGACAGAACGCTTcggaacattttttttttttattttaactgattAAATTTAACAATTTTGTTACAAGTATTCACTAATGTTGAGACTATTCCTGCTAGGGTAAACTAGAATTATAGCCTCACAGTTTATGCCTCCACACATCAATCAAGTTGCAGTTTATAACCATGCCTGTCCAGATTGTATAATAATGAAAAGGAATGCAAAGACTTTGAAGGAATtgataaaatgtatgtatgtagttTTTGGCAAAATGGAGGTTATCACGACTGACATGTTTGATTCTAGCCAATAATCTCCAGTCTTTATTTGGAGACAGGCACTATTGAGGCACTATTACCCAATGCTTTTTATTAGTAGATTACACTGGAACCTCCATCACGTAGTGATGAGTTAAAGTGGCCAGTATCAGGTATTTAATTACAACACACACCAATATATCAAACCTACCTTTTAATGAGATCACTGAATGTACATGTGTTTAaactattttttctttactctgactcacctccttctctctgcatcTTGTGGGTCTGTCCCTGGCAGGCtgatggtgatggaggaagGCGCCCCCACATCATATCTCTTCACCATCTTCCTGCATACCTTCATCTTCACCAGGACAGAGTGGACCAGCCCCGCCAGTAGCCCCACGGCTGGCTGCAGTGCCTCAGGGAAGAAACTAGCAAAGGCAAAGTGGTCCGACATGTCCCCACGGCCCCGGCTGTGCCTCTGGTAAAATCGCAGGTAGACCCAGCCAGACAGGGCTCCATAGCTATAAGCAGCCAGAGGTGCAGAGCTGTCAAGGAGCCCAGACAGGCGCAGTAAAGccaagaggaggaggaccaAAGCTGGTGCTGCTTTGAGTCTCACCTGAGATGGCAGGGGGAAAACAGATTTTAGCTGATTTGAACAAAAATTATCAGACAAAGGGACAACTACCATTGGGTCTACAGACCACCATGGCTGCCAGTTCCCACAATTCACTCGAATCAGCTAGATCCAGCACTTGGAACATCAAACAAATGCTGGTTACATGTCAGGGTGACAGGTCGGagtcaaagacaaaatgtaCCACAGTTCTGAGTCTATTTCCTAACCTGTGAGAGAGATTAGAGTGAATTAACCCAGTTTTAAAGAAACTctttacaaacataaaaaaaaattaaataaaaataatggtGGCTGAATCAGAGTGGCCTAGTAGTTTAAGAGACACATTAGGAATATGTGGCTGAAAACACAACCTTTATTTGCACATGCAGCGTTAGCTGCTCTGCATCAGATTTTAaccttaaaatgtaaattaacaGGTAGCACCACAGTCGCAAGCCAATCACACGCCTAAACCAGAGGGCACAGGTCACAAAGAACAAACACTCAACAGTTCAACCACTGGCCTGACAACCACTGCCTTACATAGCTTTAATACACTAGCATGAGCTCTGTACTTCAGTCTAATTTCACTGCATAATATATGTGCGCTAACAAATATTTAACAATCTTTACCACATCATCCTGCCATAAAATGGATGAAGTGCTATTTGGATATAACGagagtaaacaacaacaagacaacaaaaaacaaaacaaatgaaaacccCCTATTCAGCAggtaaatgacaataaaatccCCATAAGAGCCCCAGAAAAACAAGTCACTCTATTTAACACCGTTTCACCCACCAGCAAAGAACAGATTCCTGAAATCTGGAAAGTCATCCAGTCAATGGTACTGATAtacaaaaactaaaaccaaaacatttctgtaaaaataagCCGTGCAGTATTTCTACATTTGTCATTGTTGTTCTTTTGCCTGATAAACAGAGCTGCCACGATAATTCATCAATTTGTAGATCGAAAGACAATCAGTGGttaactattttgataattaattaatcatttgttatttttcaagcaaaaaatgtcaaccatTAGCTGGTTCCAGTTTCTTGTACAtaagaatttgctgcttttctttgtaatttatgacagtaaatgagttttggactgttggctggacaaaagaagaaacctgaagatgtcactttgacCTGTGAGgaattgtgatgagcatttgTCAGAATTTTTTGACAATTTATAAACTTTACAAATGACTACTCGATGAATTATGAGAACAATCTGCAGAGTAACTTACAATATAACTAATCCCCAGTTGCAGCCTTACTGTTTAAAGTTTtgattaaattcagtttatctTCAGGCTGTAGTTTATAGTTTGACACATGATGGTTTGCAGTGTATAGTGTAGTGTGAACCTCAAGGTTAACTACCTCGGGTCATTGGGAAATATTCTTGTCCCTACTCTTTGTCTGCACTGCAAAATTCTATGTCAATTTAAGCTAAATACTAAGCATAGTACATTTATGCTATTTTGCAAATATGGGTGGCACGTGGCTTGTTTAACATATTTCAAAGACCAGTGGTTTGGTGTTCAAtgctaattacatttttattgagcAACAATTTCATGCTGTCCCACTCCTCATTGGTCTGGTATTATCAATAGGCTCAGCAGAGGAGCACACAAATTGCCAATAAGCATCAATGCAAAGAAGAAAGTACTTTCATTATTTGTTAGCCTCACCTGCGGCACTCTGAGCACTGTAGTGTCTCCCATGGTCTGCTTCAGCGCTACTAGGACACCGCCCAGAAACCCAGCTGCTCCATGGATGCGCACAGCAAACAAGAAGTCCAGGTCAAAGGTGGCAACATAGGTGAGGAGGTAGGAGAGGCCTGCCAGGAGGCCAGCAGAGACATTGACCACTGCGAAAAAGATCAGGAGCTCCAGAGCGCCCCACAGAGGTTCCAGCAGGCGCCCACATGCCATAACTGTCCCTACATTGGCCGCCACACCCCAAACGTGCTGCTCCACTACCCCATGGGTCACCAGTGTCCACACCCAAAAGTTGGGTGGAAAGAGGTAGCCTGGGGTCACCCCCAGTGCATATGGAGTGCTGACAGCCCACGACAACAGATAGAGGAGAACCACCACAGCACTTATACTTTTTACCACCACACTGGTGCTGGCGAGGGCAGTCAGGAAGTGCTGCCGTGCCACTGGCAGGTAACGATTCATTATGGTCTGTTATGATGTGGATCCTTCTTGAGCAAATCAGCTCAAGAGAGCAAAACAGCAGATCAGTTGCCTCTAGAGCAGCAGATATTGGACCTCTGGTGTGAGATTAATAATGCCAAGCAGAACAGGTGACACCTGTATATCCAGACAGCATAACACACACTTCTCTGTGAGCCTTCATTCGTGATACTGTCTTTCTAATGGATAAAGGTGCTCTGGTAATTAACTCTGTAGGAGTTATTCTTTCTGTTCAAACAAGGTAACAAACTTTGGGCTGCAGTAGATAAGCCTGAATATGTGATAACCTTAGTTAGCAAACCTTCAGAGCAAATGTTAGGCATTAGCTGAGCGTCAAACTGAACGCCTCTTGAGTAACGACGATTTATATCCGCCACGGACGAACAAGAGAGGTTACCTCTTCGTCTGACTTTAAGGCAGAGCAGCTAGCGTCCATAAATCCTGATCGTTCAAAATCGTCCACGCAGCCCCCGGCAGGGTCCTCTGCGTTCTCTCGGCCCGGTGTCTACCGGGGCTAGCCCGAGGATTTCCTGTAGCTAGCTAGCAACAGGCCTCCAAAACAATGTTAGAGACGCTCCTGGACCAGCGTCAATTAGCGTAATACTTCACAGGTTTTTCATACAGCCTTCTCTTCATTGCTTTATCTCATCATTTTCCGTCTTTTGAGAGCAGGTCACGGGATGATATTGTATTATGTTGGCTGGCACTCTTCCTCCCAGTAATACCACACAGCTAGTGACCTGCGCTGTCTGCCACCGTCATCAACGACCAGTGAAAAAACGTCAAGTCACGTAACTTTTTATTACCAGAGCACGCTGGGAAACTGAGTTCTGAACAATTGCGGTAACAAGGTGCACTGGTGTGAGAATAAGAAATAAGTTTAGCATCGTTGAAACGTAATACATAAGAGTCAATATTTAGATCTGATAGGTGAGTATTCTAGCTACCTGTGATGGAAAGCAGCTAAACACGTGAATTTAAGTATTTAATaagtatttaatttaattttaatttaataagtAACTTTGAGGTGTCCTACTTTAGCCTATTTCGATATGCTGGTACTTTATACTTCAGCTTCGTTGCATTCACAGGAATATATTGTTGCCTCCCTTTTTACAAAGTTACATTCTTTTCACAGATATGGTTATTAATTACTTTGCGGATACATATGCATGACGTAAATCAGTATCCATCCGATGATGGCTAAATATCATTCTGGAAATAGCCTTGTGTACTTTTCTTACTTCTAAAACGGGTTTAGGAGACAATAGTTATGTacttttacataaaaaatgaatgcaggaGTTTAACTTGCAGTGTTTTACACTAAGGATCTTAAGGatcttaaataataataaagaatcTAAATTCTTCTCCGTCCAATGGTAGCTGCTTCATTCTCTCCTTATAAATTGAATGTTTTTCCTAATGGGTGGTTAGTGAATTCATAATGAACTTAATCTACACTGTAGCTAGGAGTATTGTGGTGTGGTAGGTATTGGGTCACACATTTGTAatatgtgttttgctttgtttattgACATTATGATAATATTTAGTCcagtaatgttttttgttctctttataAAGGGTTAATTTGTGCCTTTAGTTTCTAAACAAGCTGTTCCTTTTATGTCTCTTCACTGAAATCATACCAAAAGCACACGAGAATAACACagatgcattcattttattttaactcgCATCACATTTACAGAAAAGGACAAGTCAAATCAATAAACATGGAACAAGGACACAGACTAAACAGCAACAGagtttacagaaacagaaagttaaAGATCACGACCGTCactaaaaagaaataaatcaaagagACACATATGATGATATTCATTGTGCTTCATGGTACATGCTGTGTAGTTTTCCaaaaattaataattacatGACCAGCACTGCTGGTCTGTTCAGgctgatttatttttggctGTGAAAAATAATTGTAAGAAATGACTAATGAATTTGATTTGGAGGCACAATTTAGTTCTAGAATTTTAGGCCTATGGTGATAATGGGTGTGAATTTTTCTATTTACAGTCATTCCAGCTGCCAATGGAATGTAATATCatttgtatgcttctttgtattgcaaccctggcacaacaacttcctgcaggatcaataaagttcttatcttatcttaatagtTATGGATCAAATGAGATGCAATGAAATGCACAGGTGTGTAAAACCAAAAAGGAAGTCAGGCTGTGCGGTTTAATAAGCATGCCAATTAGTTAGTGAGCTGAGTTTCAACCAGTTGTCATCGCCCTCTGTGTGCAGGACCTTAACCAAACAAAGAACCAAGTAAGATACTCCTGTGGCTCAGATATTTCACAGTTCCCAC
It includes:
- the tmem115 gene encoding transmembrane protein 115; the encoded protein is MNRYLPVARQHFLTALASTSVVVKSISAVVVLLYLLSWAVSTPYALGVTPGYLFPPNFWVWTLVTHGVVEQHVWGVAANVGTVMACGRLLEPLWGALELLIFFAVVNVSAGLLAGLSYLLTYVATFDLDFLFAVRIHGAAGFLGGVLVALKQTMGDTTVLRVPQVRLKAAPALVLLLLALLRLSGLLDSSAPLAAYSYGALSGWVYLRFYQRHSRGRGDMSDHFAFASFFPEALQPAVGLLAGLVHSVLVKMKVCRKMVKRYDVGAPSSITISLPGTDPQDAERRRQLALKALNERLKRVEDQTAWPSMDDEEDDEDDEVRTDTQPLLPGGRDPASSMQRPSGGPMGTSLSSTSSSSLSQSAGAPSTGGAQHPESSIISFDDAPSRS